GGTCGCGATGCGCGAAAAGGAGTTCGGCATCTGGCAGGAGTTCAGCTGGAAGGAGTACCACGACCACGTCAAATATTTCTCCCTCGGAATGGTCTCCCTCGGCCTGAAGACGGGAGACAAGGTCGCCATCATCGGCGACAACCGTCCCGAGTGGGTTTGGGGCGAGGTGGCGGCGCAGGCGGCGGGCGCGGTCCCGCTGGGGCTGTACCAGGACTCGACGCTCAAGGAGGTGTCGTACATCATCGACCACTCCGACGCCTCGTTCGTCGTCGCCGAGGACCAGGAGCAGGTCGACAAGATCCTCGACATGAAGGAGCAGCTCCCCAAGGTCCGCTACATCATCTACAGCGACCCGCGCGGGATGCGGGGGTACAAGCAGCCGTTCCTGCTCGACTTCAAGGAGGTCGAGAACTTCGGGCGCGAGCTGGAGCAGCGCGACCCGGAGCTCTTCGCGAAGAACGTCGCGTCGGCGAAGTACGAGGACCTCGCGTTCATCTGCTACACCTCCGGCACGACCGGGTTCCCCAAGGGGGCGATGCTGTCGTTCCGCAATTTCCTGAGCATGGCGGCGAACCTGATGGAGGTGGACAACAAGTTCGAAAAGGACGAGTTCGTCTCCTTTCTTCCGCTCGCATGGATCGGCGAGCAGATGATGTGCCTCTCCAGCGCGCTGATCACCGGGTTCACCGTGAACTTCCCCGAGAAGCCGGAAACGGTGCAGGAGAACATCCGGGAGATCGGCCCCACCATCATGTTCTCCCCCCCTCGCATCTGGGAGAACATGACCTCCACGGTCCAGGTGAAGGTGATGGACGCCTCGGCGCTGAAGCGCCGCATGTTCCATTGGGCCCTGCCGGTGGGATACGCCTACGCCGACGCGGTCTTTGGCAAGGAGGTGATTCCCGCCTCGCTGCGTCTCCGGTACCGTCTGGCCTATGCCCTCGTCTTCCGGGCACTGAAAGACCGGCTCGGCCTGCTGCGGATCCGGTCGGCCTCCACCGGCGGCGCGGCGCTGGGCCCCGACGTGTTCAAATTCTTCAACGCGATGGGCGTGAACCTCAAGCAGATCTACGGCCAGACGGAGATCTCCGGCATCTCGTGCATCCACCGCGAGGGCGACATCAACTTCGACTCGGTCGGGAAGCCGATCCCCGAGACCGAGATCCGGCTCTCCGACTCCGGCGAGATCCTGTCGCGCTCCCCGTCCGTCTTCATCGGCTACTACAAGAACTCCGAGGAGACGGAAAAGACGTTGAGCGACGGCTGGCTCCACTCGGGCGACGCGGGCTACTTCACCGAAGACGGCCACCTGGTCGTGATCGATCGCGTGAAAGACGTGATGCACCTGAACGACAGCACCCGGTTCTCGCCGCAGTTCATCGAGAACAAGCTGAAATTCTCCCCCTACATCAAGGAGTGCGTCTGTCTCGGGAACCGGCGCGACTTCATCGCGGCGATGATCTGCATCGACTACCCCAACGTGGGGAAATGGGCGGAGGGCCGCCGGCTCTCCTACACGACCTACACGGACCTCGCGGCGAAGCCCGAGGTGCTCGAACTCCTGGCGAAGGAAGTCGAAAAGGTGAACGCGACCCTGCCCGAGGCGACGCGGGTGAAGAAGTTCGTCCCGCTTTATAAGGAGCTCGACGCGGACGACGACGAGCTGACCCGCACGCGCAAGGTCCGCCGGGCGTTCGTCGGGGAGCGGTACAAGCACGTGATCGAGGGGGTGTACGCCGGCGAAGAGGCCATCCCGATCGACGCGACGATCAAGTACCAGGACGGCAAGACGTCGCGGATCAGGACGACGCTCGGCGTCCGAAACCTTTAGGGAGGCGACGCGAATGACGATGCAATACCTGTTGCAGCTCGTGATCAGCGGCCTGGTCATCGGGAGCATCTACGCGGCCGTGGCGCTGGGGTTCACGATCATCTACAAGGCCACGCGGGTGGTCAACTTCGCGCAGGGGGAGTTCCTGATGGTGGGGGCGTACGTCTGCTACGCCTTCGTCGTGCAGATGCGCGTCCCGTTCTGGGCGGCGCTCCTGCTCACGATCCTGTTCGCGCTGGTGATGGCGATGGTCCTCGAGCGTCTCGTCCTGCGCCCGATGATCGGCGAGCCGATCATCTCCATCATCATGGTCACGATCGGTCTGTCGCTCGTCATGCGGGCCCTCGTCACGGCGATCTGGGGGAACGACATCCTCGTCTACGAGCCGAAGCTTTTCCCGCAGGAAACGGTGTCGATCGGCGGGTTGCCCGTCTCCCAGGAGTTCATCTGGTGCTTCGTGCTGTCGATGGTCCTGCTCGTCGTCTTCTCCGCCTTCTTCAAGTTCTCCAAGGCCGGGGTGGCGATGCGGGCCACGGCGTTCAACCAGCAGGCCGCGCAGTCGAT
Above is a window of Deltaproteobacteria bacterium CG2_30_66_27 DNA encoding:
- a CDS encoding long-chain fatty acid--CoA ligase, with translation MKEILKTHDTFPKLLVRNAEVFGDRKVAMREKEFGIWQEFSWKEYHDHVKYFSLGMVSLGLKTGDKVAIIGDNRPEWVWGEVAAQAAGAVPLGLYQDSTLKEVSYIIDHSDASFVVAEDQEQVDKILDMKEQLPKVRYIIYSDPRGMRGYKQPFLLDFKEVENFGRELEQRDPELFAKNVASAKYEDLAFICYTSGTTGFPKGAMLSFRNFLSMAANLMEVDNKFEKDEFVSFLPLAWIGEQMMCLSSALITGFTVNFPEKPETVQENIREIGPTIMFSPPRIWENMTSTVQVKVMDASALKRRMFHWALPVGYAYADAVFGKEVIPASLRLRYRLAYALVFRALKDRLGLLRIRSASTGGAALGPDVFKFFNAMGVNLKQIYGQTEISGISCIHREGDINFDSVGKPIPETEIRLSDSGEILSRSPSVFIGYYKNSEETEKTLSDGWLHSGDAGYFTEDGHLVVIDRVKDVMHLNDSTRFSPQFIENKLKFSPYIKECVCLGNRRDFIAAMICIDYPNVGKWAEGRRLSYTTYTDLAAKPEVLELLAKEVEKVNATLPEATRVKKFVPLYKELDADDDELTRTRKVRRAFVGERYKHVIEGVYAGEEAIPIDATIKYQDGKTSRIRTTLGVRNL
- a CDS encoding branched-chain amino acid ABC transporter permease codes for the protein MQYLLQLVISGLVIGSIYAAVALGFTIIYKATRVVNFAQGEFLMVGAYVCYAFVVQMRVPFWAALLLTILFALVMAMVLERLVLRPMIGEPIISIIMVTIGLSLVMRALVTAIWGNDILVYEPKLFPQETVSIGGLPVSQEFIWCFVLSMVLLVVFSAFFKFSKAGVAMRATAFNQQAAQSMGISVKAIFALSWIISAIVSGIGGVLIGNINGINSSLYHFGLKVFPATILGGLDSILGAALGGLIIGLLENLSDGLCKAYLDLSGVKEVAPYVILVIILMIKPYGLFGTKEIERV